The segment CTCCCTGCCGACGCAAAGCCTGTTTGTGGAAACCTACAGGCTTTTGGAGGCTGCTCAGCACCAATCCCACCCGCCCCACCTCTTAACTTTCCCCTCCCAGGAGCTCAGCCCTGGCCCACAagctgccctccagcccccGAGGAAGGTGGCTTCTCACTCCCCAGTGGgtgccctggcagcaggaggaccCATCCCCTGGTCCCGGCTTGTCCATCgctcctgcctctgccctgggggtgctcacTCGGGGATGTAGTCCCTGAAGGAGTTAAAGCTGAGGCTCCGGCCCGCCGAGTTCAAGGTGGAGCTGGCTTGCATCTTGGGGATCTTCTCCATCACCTTTGACACTGTCCTCCTCTTGAAGGAGCCCGGGGAGAAGTGCCCCTGCCTCATGAGCTCCTGGTAGAGGGTGTTGAACACCACCACGGTCTCTTCATAGCTGTCCCGGGTGGAGATCTCATAGAAAGGAAGCTTCAAGGTTTTGGAGAGGTTTTCGCCGTCCTCTGTGGACACCATCCTGTCAAACTGCAAGTCCTTCTTGTTGCCCACGATGACCACAGGGGGCTGCTCGCTCCCACCGCTCCGCTTGGGGCTGGCGTGGATGTGGTTGATGAGGAAGCAGAGCCGCACAACCTCG is part of the Anas platyrhynchos isolate ZD024472 breed Pekin duck chromosome 5, IASCAAS_PekinDuck_T2T, whole genome shotgun sequence genome and harbors:
- the LOC101802900 gene encoding ras-related and estrogen-regulated growth inhibitor isoform X2 — its product is MFIDSVASDIFLERSPLMALSNINSREASLTVRFITRRFIGDYDPTLEMIYRHMAVIDGEMVHFEILDTAGQEEDSLQIEEKIKWGDGFAVVYSVTDRCSFDEVVRLCFLINHIHASPKRSGGSEQPPVVIVGNKKDLQFDRMVSTEDGENLSKTLKLPFYEISTRDSYEETVVVFNTLYQELMRQGHFSPGSFKRRTVSKVMEKIPKMQASSTLNSAGRSLSFNSFRDYIPE
- the LOC101802900 gene encoding ras-related and estrogen-regulated growth inhibitor isoform X3, producing the protein MENTPQKPEVVSSIGALLAATTTLTVRFITRRFIGDYDPTLEMIYRHMAVIDGEMVHFEILDTAGQEEDSLQIEEKIKWGDGFAVVYSVTDRCSFDEVVRLCFLINHIHASPKRSGGSEQPPVVIVGNKKDLQFDRMVSTEDGENLSKTLKLPFYEISTRDSYEETVVVFNTLYQELMRQGHFSPGSFKRRTVSKVMEKIPKMQASSTLNSAGRSLSFNSFRDYIPE
- the LOC101802900 gene encoding ras-related and estrogen-regulated growth inhibitor isoform X1 yields the protein MSFPRPLRRSVSLSPARTLRLVVLGQSAVGKTALTVRFITRRFIGDYDPTLEMIYRHMAVIDGEMVHFEILDTAGQEEDSLQIEEKIKWGDGFAVVYSVTDRCSFDEVVRLCFLINHIHASPKRSGGSEQPPVVIVGNKKDLQFDRMVSTEDGENLSKTLKLPFYEISTRDSYEETVVVFNTLYQELMRQGHFSPGSFKRRTVSKVMEKIPKMQASSTLNSAGRSLSFNSFRDYIPE